GCCAGCAGATCGTGCGTGAACGCCGCTCCCTGGAAACCGGCCTGGCCGTGGTCGCCAGTATCGGTAGCACCTCGCCGTTCATCGGCCTGTTCGGCACCGTGTGGGGCATCATGGAAGCGCTCAAGGGTATCAGCGCTGCGGGCTCCGCCAGCCTCGAAACCGTGGCCGGCCCGATCGGTGCGGCGCTGGTCGCGACCGGTGTGGGTATCGCCGTCGCGGTGCCTGCGGTGCTGGTCTACAACTATTTCCTGCGTCGCCTGAAGCTGACCGCTGCCGACCTGGACGACTTTGCCCACGACTTCTACAGCCTGGCCCAGAAGAACTCCTTCCGCGTGCTGCTGCACCCGGCCCTGAACAAAACCAATGCCGGCAACCCGCAGAAAGTGAAGGAGGCGTCCTGAGATGGCCTTCTCCACGCAAGACAGCGATGAGGTGCTGAGCGAGATCAACGTGACGCCGTTGGTGGACGTGATGCTGGTGCTGCTGGTGGTGTTTATCGTCACCGCGCCGCTCTTGACCAACGCGATCCCGATCAACCTGCCCAAGACCGAGGCGGTCGCGCCGGTGGAGCAGAAGGATCCGCTGGTGGTGAGTATCGACGGCGCCGGCAAACTGTTTATCAACAAGGATGAAATCCAGCCGGACCTGCTGGAATTCAACCTGCAGGCGGCCAAGGCCAAGGATCCCGATGTGCGGGTGCAACTGCAGGCTGACGATGGTGTGAACTACGGCGAAGTGGCGCGAGCCATGGCGTCTATCGAGCGCGCGGGGATTACCAAGCTGTCGGTGATTACCGCACGTTAATTGCAAAAGCCTCGACAATTTTTTGGCCGTCTCCTTGGCAGGGTGCGGCCTTTTTTTTGCGTAAAATCCTTTTGTGATTTTGGTTATTAATAAATAGCTTCTTATTCCTTAACGAATATAACCCCCGTCCCTATACTGTTCAGCAACGTTAAACGCTGCAGGAGGGCACACCCATGCACAGCGAGTCGATTCGTTACCTGATCGTGCCGGGCTGGCAAGGATCGCCAGAAGATCATTGGCAAAGTCACTGGCAGAACAGCCTGCCCAACAGCGCCCGCGTGGAGCAAGATGACTGGCTGACGCCACGTCGCGAAGACTGGGTCGCCGCGCTGGCCGAGGCCATCGCGGCCGACAGCACGCCGGTGATCCTGATCGCCCATAGCCTGGGCTGCATCACCGTGGCGCATTGGGCGGCCACCGCGCCGGTGCAGTTCCTGCGCCAGGTACGCGGCGCCTTGCTGGTGGCACCGGCCGATGTCGAGCGTCCTGCCTGTGCTCCCGCCTTGCGTAATTTCGCGCCCATCCCCACCGACCTGCTGCCGTTTCCGAGCCAGGTGGTCAGTTCCGACAACGACAGTGCCGTGAGCGCGGCTCGGGCCCTTGAGCTGGCCCGTCACTGGGGCGCTGAAGCCGGGATTCTGTCCGGCGCCGGGCATATCAATGTGAAGTCCGGTCACCAACGCTGGGAGCAGGGGTTTGCTTACCTGTACCGCCTGCAAAGCCGCCTTGAGCATCACGCCCGGCGCACTGCCTGAACACTTTTCAACGCCCCGTCCCTTAAGTGGATTGGGGGCGGGAGCCTGCCATGAGTCTGCATGAAACCT
The genomic region above belongs to Pseudomonas azotoformans and contains:
- a CDS encoding ExbD/TolR family protein; this encodes MAFSTQDSDEVLSEINVTPLVDVMLVLLVVFIVTAPLLTNAIPINLPKTEAVAPVEQKDPLVVSIDGAGKLFINKDEIQPDLLEFNLQAAKAKDPDVRVQLQADDGVNYGEVARAMASIERAGITKLSVITAR
- a CDS encoding MotA/TolQ/ExbB proton channel family protein; amino-acid sequence: MALASPLESIESAVIWLLVVFSVATWGLALLKGVQFGRLKAQDRKFHKQFWAASSLDSAAELAETQPGAAARVAQAGYAAIQVGETPHAADLSQAINHQDRLERALRQQIVRERRSLETGLAVVASIGSTSPFIGLFGTVWGIMEALKGISAAGSASLETVAGPIGAALVATGVGIAVAVPAVLVYNYFLRRLKLTAADLDDFAHDFYSLAQKNSFRVLLHPALNKTNAGNPQKVKEAS
- a CDS encoding alpha/beta hydrolase — protein: MHSESIRYLIVPGWQGSPEDHWQSHWQNSLPNSARVEQDDWLTPRREDWVAALAEAIAADSTPVILIAHSLGCITVAHWAATAPVQFLRQVRGALLVAPADVERPACAPALRNFAPIPTDLLPFPSQVVSSDNDSAVSAARALELARHWGAEAGILSGAGHINVKSGHQRWEQGFAYLYRLQSRLEHHARRTA